The Streptomyces vinaceus genome contains the following window.
AGGAGCGGACGGCCCGGGAGACGGAGCGGATCCTGCGCGAGCACGGGGAGGCGCAGGACGAGATGCGGGCCCACATGAACCACGTCCGCTCCAGCCTGGCGGCCCTGACGGGCCGCGCCCCGGCCGAGGGCTGACGGCCGCACGCCGCGGGCCGCCGGCGGGTCAGGGCTTGTGGCGGGCGTAGTAGCGGGCCACGCGGGCGCGGTTGCCGCAGGTGGAGGCCACGCACCAGCGGCGCCTGGGGTGCGCCGGGAGGAACAGCAGGACGCAGTCCGCCCCTTCGCACTGCCGTACGTCCCGTACCCGGGGGTCCGTCAGGAGCTCGGCCGCGGCGTCCGCCAGTTCCGCGGCGAGCCGCCGGGCGGGGGTGCCTGTCCGGTGCGGGGCCGCCGTCAGGCCGGCTTCCGGGGTCCAGGCGAGCTCCCGGTGGGCCGGGGCGCCCGCCGAGGCCTCGTTCAGTGCGCGCAGGGCGCCGGCCGGGGGACGCTCGCCGCGCCGCGCGGCCGTGAGCGCCGCGCCGGCCGCCTCCCGTACGGCGTGCACGGCCGCCACCTCCGCCGGGCCCGGCTTCGCGACCGGCGCGAGCCGGCCCTCCTGGACGGCCAGCCAGGCCGCGAGCCCCTCCGGCCCGGCGATCAGGTCGCCCGTGCCGGCGGGCCGGGTGTTGAGCAGGTCCAAGGCGAGCGGCTCGCCCGTGAGCGGGAACGGGGGGTTCGCGGGGTCCGGCGGGTTCGCGGTCATGCCCCTAATGCTACGTGAAGCACTTGACCCGTTAGAGATCCAGGGCAAGACTAATGGGAACAAGGCCATTGGAGGCATGTGATGCTGCTCGTTCACCACCGCACCGCCGATGTGCACGGGGTCCGCGTCGCCTACCGCGAGAGCGGCCCGGCCGACGGGCCGGTCCTGCTGCTCCTGCACGGGTTCCCCACCTCCTCGCACCAGTTCGCCCGGCTGATGGACGCCCTCGGCGACACCCGCCACCGGCTGATCGCCCCCGACCTCCCCGGCTTCGGCCGCACCGAGACCCCGGACGGGTTCACGTACACCTTCGACCGGCTCGCGGACGTCGTGGAGGGCTTCACCGACGCCCTCGGGCTGGACCGCCATGCCCTGTACGTCTTCGACTACGGCGCCCCCGTCGGGCTGCGGCTGGCCGCGCGCCGGCCCGGGCAGGTGACCGCCCTGATCGTCCAGAACGGCAACGCGTACGAGGAGGGGCTCTCCGACGCGGCCCGCGAGTTCGCCGGACACCGGCGGGAGGTGCCCGGCGACGAGGAGAAGGTGCGCGCCCTGTTCAGCCCGGAGGGCATCCGCTTCCAGTACGAGGCCGGCGTCGCCGAGCCCGCCCTGCTCTCACCGGACGGGCGCACGCTCGACGTGCACTACGTCGGGCTGCCGGGGCGCGCCGAGGCGCAGGCCGACCTGGCCTTCGACTACTCCTCGAACTTCCCGCAGTACCCGGCCTGGCAGGCCTGGCTGAGGGCCTCCGGGGTGCCGGTCCTGGTCGTCTGGGGCGCGGGTGACCCGTTCTTCGTTCCGGCGGGGGCGAAGGCGTACCTGCGGGACGCGCCGGACGCCGAGGTGCACATCGTCGAGGGGGCCGGGCACTTCGCGCTGGAGACGCACCTCGGGGAGATCGCCCCGCTGATCGAACGGTTCCTCGCGAAGCTTCCGTAGCCCCCGTAGCCCGGTCCCCCCGTAGCTCCCTACTGTCCCGCCGGCTGCTGGGCCTGGTCCGCGGCGGGAGCCAGGTCCGGCGCCGGAGCGGGGGCCGGAGTCGGAGCCGGCGCGTACTGGTACGGGTCGCTGCGCAGGCCGCGCGAGGTGACCACCACCGTGAACGCGGCGGGCACCCCGGTGGCGGGCAGCTGCGCGCCCAGGGTGCCCGTCGCCGGGTCGTACCCGGTCGGCAGCGCCGTGGAGTCGAGCTCCACCCGGGCCTCCGGGCCGAAGCCGCCGCCCTCGACGACCAGCGCGGTGCCGGCCACCGTCACCCGCGTGATCACCGGGTTCGCGCGCGTGGCCATCTTGTTGACCAGGTAGGCCCCGGCCGGTGCGCCCGTCAGCGCCCAGATCTCGGCGGGGAGGCGGGGGAGCCCGCCGCCCACGTCGGAGAGGAAGAACAGCACCACGTAGAGCATGGTGACCGCGCTGAGCGCCACGTACTGGAGGTCGACGAGGTCGGTGCGCCCGCTGTCGTTCGCGATCAGTTCGCGCAGCGGGCGCTTCCCGGAGCCCGTCGGCTTCGGGGCGGGCTTGGCCATGGTGCCGTTCTCGACGCGGATGCCGACGACCGTCTTGGCCGCGATCATCGCCACGTACGGGCCTCCGAGCAGCGGCAGGTACACCGTGGTCAGGGGGGACAGCGGGCCGTGCTCCCCGGCGAACCAGCCGATGCCGCCGCCCGCGGTGAGCCCGTAGGCGAGGATCGTGAGCAGGAGCCAGACCAGGATCACCGTCCAGGCCAGGGCCAGGGTGATGGAGGTGGACAGGCGCCCGTCGCGGCCGGTGACGAAGCCCGGACGGCGGCGCAGCCGCAGGGCCGTGGGCCCGGCCAGGGCGGCCAGTAAGGCGAGTGCGAAGAGTGCGGAAGCCATGTCGTCCCCCCGGAGCGGATCCCGGACGCGGAACTCCGGGATGCAGGACTCCGAGGTCTACTCCGTTGACCGGGGTCATGACAAGCCGGACGGGGTGCGGTCGGCCTACGTGTCGGCCTGCTGCTGCTCCTGCTCCTGCTGCTTGTCCTGGTGCTCCTCCAGTATCGGGAACCGCCGCGGCGCCACGAGGAGCAGGACCAGCAGGGCCGCGACCGCCGCGGCGGTCGCGCCGAGGAAGATGTGGTCGACGGCGGTGGCCACCGATGCGCGCAGGTAGTCGGCGGCGGCCGGGGGGAGCAGTTCCGGCCGGTCGAGCGCCTTGGACACGTCGTCGAGGTGGTCCGGCAGCCCGGGCATGGGGGCGTGCGCCAGCCGGGCGGCGATCGTCGCGTTGGCGACGGCGCCGAGCAGCGCGGCCCCGAGGCTCTGCCCGACCTGGCGGCAGAACAGAACGGAGGCGGTGGTCGTACCGCGCTCGGACCACCCCACGGTGGACTGGACCCCGACGATCAGCGGCAGTTGGAACAGTCCGAGGGCGGCGCCGAGCAGCAGCATGATCAGCGTGGGCTGCCAGGGCCGGGCGGGGTACGGGAGCAGCGTGAACGAGAACAGGATCACGGCGGCCAGCGAGATCCCGACGGCGGCGGAGTTGCGGAAGCCGATGCGCCGGTAGACGTGCTGGCTGAAGGCGGCGGACAGCGGCCAGGTGAGGGTCATTGCGGACATGACGAGGCCGGCGCTGATGGCCCCGAGGCCGAGTACGGACTGGGCGTACGTCGGGACGAAGACCATCGGGGCGATCATGAGGACGCCGAGCGCGCCGAGGGCCAGGTTGACGGCGGCGATGGTGCGCCGGCGCCAGACCCACCCCGGGATGATCGGTTCTGCGGCCCGGCGTTCGATCCGGACGACCGCGGCCGCCAGTACCGCGCTCGCGCCCAGGAGTCCGAGGGAGGGGGCGGAGAGCCAGGGCCAGGCGACCCCGCCCTGTACGAGGGCGAAGAGCAGCAGTCCGCCGCAGGCGAAGACGGCGAGGGCGCCGGCCCAGTCGACCGGGCCGCGGCGCCCGGGGGAGCGTACGGGCTCGACGAGGTGGCGGGCGAGCATCCACAGGGCCAGGACGCCGAGCGGCAGGTTGATCAGGAAGATCCAGCGCCAGTCGGCGTACGAGGCGATGAGCCCGCCGAGCGCCGGGCCGGCCACGGCGGAGGCGGCCCAGACGGAGGACATCCGGGCCTGGATCCTCGGCCGGTCCTTGAGCGGGTACAGATCGGCGGCCAGGGTCTGCACGGTGCCCTGGAGGGCGCCGCCGCCGAGCCCCTGGACCAGGCGGAAGGCGATGAGGGCGGCCATGTTCCAGGCGAGCGCGCACAGCAGCGAGCCGACGACGAACAGGGCTATGCCGAACAGGAGCACGGGCTTGCGGCCGAAGGTGTCGGAGAGCTTGCCGTAGACGGGGAGGGTGACGGTGACGGCGAGGAGGTAGCCGGCGAAGAGCCAGGAGAAGACGGAGAAGCCGCCGAGGTCGCCGACGATCTGGGGGACGGCGGTGGAGACGATGGAGCTGTCGAGGGCGGCGAGCGCCATCGCCAACATGAGGGCACTGACCAGGGCGGTACGGGGCGCCCGCCCGCCGGTCCCCGAAGCGGCTGCGGCTGCGGCTGCGGTTCCGGATCCGCAAGCCGCCGTTTCCCCGGTGCGTTCGCCCGTGCTCTCCTCCGCGTCCACCAAGATCCTTTCACCGTGCACGCATGTGCGGGGAACACCATCTCATCGCGGGGTATCCGGCGGTATCCCCCCGGTATCCCCCAGAGCCGGTCCGCCAAAGGATGCAGAACCCCTAGGGGTTGCTCCTCACAAGGGCCCAGGGGCCGTTCGTCCCGGCGGAGGAGGAGGACGGCCGGATGAGGTCCTTAACTGGTTCCTACGGGCGGGGTGGGGTTAACCCCCCTGCGGATACGGCGATGGGCACCAGGGCGCCGGCCGCCTCCGGCCCCGCAGACTTCACGACGGCAAGACAGCGGAATCCGGCCACCTACGCGACAGCGCGAACGGCCTATCAACGAGGGGAAACACCGTGACAACGGCTATGACCGAAACCAGGCACGGGGGTACTGGAGGGCATGGAGCCGTCGCGGCCCGGGCGCGCAAGGTCGTCAAGGCCTACGGCGCCGGGGAGACCCGCGTGGTCGCCCTCGACGAGGTCGACGTGGACATCAAGCGCGGCCAGTTCACGGCGATCATGGGCCCCTCCGGCTCCGGCAAGTCCACGCTGATGCACTGCCTCGCCGGTCTCGACACGGTGACCAGCGGGCAGATCCACCTGGACGACACCGAGATCACCGGGCTGAAGGACAAGAAGCTCACGCAGCTGCGCCGCGACCGGATCGGCTTCATCTTCCAGGCCTTCAACCTGCTGCCCACGCTCAACGCCCTGGAGAACATCACGCTCCCCATGGACATCGCGGGCCGCAAGCCCGACGCGGAGTGGCTGAACCGCGTCGTCGAGACCGTCGGTCTCGCCGGGCGTCTCAAGCACCGCCCGACCGAGCTCTCCGGCGGCCAGCAGCAGCGCGTGGCCGTCGCCCGCGCCCTCGCGGCCCGCCCGCAGATCATCTTCGGCGACGAGCCCACCGGAAACCTGGACTCCCGGGCCGGCGCCGAGGTCCTCGGCTTCCTGCGCCGCTCGGTGGACGAGCTCGGCCAGACCATCGTGATGGTCACGCACGACCCGGTGGCCGCCTCGTACGCGGACCGTGTGATCTTCCTGGCCGACGGCCGGATCGTGGACGAGATGTACGGGCCCACCGCCGAACAGGTCCTCGACCGCATGAAGGACTTCGACGCGCGCGGGCGGACCTCGTGAGCGCCGGCACCGTACTGAAGACCTCGCGGCGCAACTTCGTCGCGCACAAGGGGCGGATGGCGCTCTCGGCCGTCGCCGTCCTGCTCTCCGTCGCCTTCGTCTGCGGCACGCTGGTGTTCACCGACACCATGAACACCACCTTCGACAAGCTCTTCGGCGTCACCAGCGCCGACGTCACCGTCAGCGCGAAGGTGGCCAAGGACGGGGAGGACAACCCCAACCGCGGCAAGCCCGAGGTGCTGCCGGCCTCGGCCGTCGAGCAGGTGGCGAAGGCCGAGGGCGTCAAGAGCGCCGAGGGCGCCGTGGTCTCGATGTCCGTGACGGTGGTGAACGCCAAGAACGAGAACATGGGCTCGACCACCGGCGCCCCGACCATCGCGGGCAACTGGAACGACAACGAGCTCAAGTCGATGAAGATCACCTCCGGCCAGGCCCCGCGCGGCCCGACCGAGATGATGGTCGACGCCGACACCGCGAAGAAGCACCACCTGAAGCTCGGCGACGAGCTGCGCACCATCGCCATCACCGGGGACGTCCGCGCGAGGATCAGCGGCATCGCGACCTTCACCGTGACCAACCCGGGCGCCGCGATCGTCTACTTCGACACCGCCACCGCGCAGGAGAAACTGCTCGGCGGCCCCGGCCTGTTCACGCACGTCAACGTCACCGCGAAGGACGGGGTCGGCGACGACCGGCTGAAGGCGAACGTGGCGAAGGCCGTCGGCGCGGACACGTACAAGCTCCAGACCGCCAAGGAGTCCGCGGACGCCAACCGCAAGGACGTCGGCTCCTTCCTCGACGTCATGAAGTACGTGATGCTCGGCTTCGCCGGGATCGCCTTCCTCGTCGGCATCTTCCTCATCTTCAACACCTTCTCGATGCTGGTCGCCCAGCGCACCCGCGAGATCGGCCTGATGCGCGCCATCGGCGCCGACAGCGGCCAGATACTCAAGTCCGTGATCGTCGAGGCCTTCCTGCTCGGCCTGGTCGGCTCGGTCCTCGGGGTCGGGGCCGGTGTGGGGCTGGCCGTCGGCCTGATGCAGCTCATGGGCCAGATGGGCATGCACCTGTCCACCGACGACCTGACCGTCGCCTGGACCACCCCGGTCGTCGGCCTGGTGCTCGGCATCGTCGTCACCGTCGTCTCGGCCTTCATCCCGGCCCGCCGGGCCGGCAAGGTCTCCCCGATGGCCGCCCTGC
Protein-coding sequences here:
- a CDS encoding CGNR zinc finger domain-containing protein — translated: MTANPPDPANPPFPLTGEPLALDLLNTRPAGTGDLIAGPEGLAAWLAVQEGRLAPVAKPGPAEVAAVHAVREAAGAALTAARRGERPPAGALRALNEASAGAPAHRELAWTPEAGLTAAPHRTGTPARRLAAELADAAAELLTDPRVRDVRQCEGADCVLLFLPAHPRRRWCVASTCGNRARVARYYARHKP
- a CDS encoding alpha/beta fold hydrolase; translation: MLLVHHRTADVHGVRVAYRESGPADGPVLLLLHGFPTSSHQFARLMDALGDTRHRLIAPDLPGFGRTETPDGFTYTFDRLADVVEGFTDALGLDRHALYVFDYGAPVGLRLAARRPGQVTALIVQNGNAYEEGLSDAAREFAGHRREVPGDEEKVRALFSPEGIRFQYEAGVAEPALLSPDGRTLDVHYVGLPGRAEAQADLAFDYSSNFPQYPAWQAWLRASGVPVLVVWGAGDPFFVPAGAKAYLRDAPDAEVHIVEGAGHFALETHLGEIAPLIERFLAKLP
- a CDS encoding MFS transporter is translated as MDAEESTGERTGETAACGSGTAAAAAAASGTGGRAPRTALVSALMLAMALAALDSSIVSTAVPQIVGDLGGFSVFSWLFAGYLLAVTVTLPVYGKLSDTFGRKPVLLFGIALFVVGSLLCALAWNMAALIAFRLVQGLGGGALQGTVQTLAADLYPLKDRPRIQARMSSVWAASAVAGPALGGLIASYADWRWIFLINLPLGVLALWMLARHLVEPVRSPGRRGPVDWAGALAVFACGGLLLFALVQGGVAWPWLSAPSLGLLGASAVLAAAVVRIERRAAEPIIPGWVWRRRTIAAVNLALGALGVLMIAPMVFVPTYAQSVLGLGAISAGLVMSAMTLTWPLSAAFSQHVYRRIGFRNSAAVGISLAAVILFSFTLLPYPARPWQPTLIMLLLGAALGLFQLPLIVGVQSTVGWSERGTTTASVLFCRQVGQSLGAALLGAVANATIAARLAHAPMPGLPDHLDDVSKALDRPELLPPAAADYLRASVATAVDHIFLGATAAAVAALLVLLLVAPRRFPILEEHQDKQQEQEQQQADT
- a CDS encoding ABC transporter ATP-binding protein gives rise to the protein MTETRHGGTGGHGAVAARARKVVKAYGAGETRVVALDEVDVDIKRGQFTAIMGPSGSGKSTLMHCLAGLDTVTSGQIHLDDTEITGLKDKKLTQLRRDRIGFIFQAFNLLPTLNALENITLPMDIAGRKPDAEWLNRVVETVGLAGRLKHRPTELSGGQQQRVAVARALAARPQIIFGDEPTGNLDSRAGAEVLGFLRRSVDELGQTIVMVTHDPVAASYADRVIFLADGRIVDEMYGPTAEQVLDRMKDFDARGRTS